GGCAATGCTCGCCCTGACTCCCTCAATTACCGGCCCCTTATCAATAACAACTTCTTCGCCGCTTAAAATGTCGGTGGCGGTGCAAGTAAACGGCATTTTCAACTCGGAGAAGTCAATATCACCGATATAACTCTGTAACATTGCCATAAGTTTTTTGCCGCCGATAAAACCGGTTTTGGGCAGCCCGACATCAATTAGTTTCCATCTTTTCAAAAGATCAATATCCAAAACCTCTCTTTTGATTTCGGCGGCGCTCATCCCTTTGGCAAACAGCGCCCCGACAATCGCTCCGGCGCTCGTGCCGGCAATTATATCAATCGGGATATTTTCTTTTTCCAGCCTTTCCAATACCCCGATATGGGCCATTCCCCGCGCCGCCCCGCCCCCTAAGGCAATCCCTACTTTCTTCTTTTTCATACTGCTTTGTTCTTCCTACCAGAGATCTTCAATATCTTGTTGCGCTTGTTCGAAATCGTCGGCCTTGGCTCCAAATTCCTTGTACGATCCCGCACTGCCGTATTCGCGCGGCCGGAAAGCGACCGGCATTGGAACGGAATGCCCGAAAATAAGGGCCTGCTGTTTTGCGGAAAGCTTTGCCAGCACCGATTTTAACTCGCTTTTACCGGATACGCCCGATAAAACGCTATCCATATCGCGTTCGTTATCCAAAAGGCACGTGATTTTAGTTCCCAGCTGCGACATAATTTCTTCATCAATACCGCTGGGGCGTTGGTCGATAACCAGCAGGGTAACGTTATATTTGCGCATTTCGCGGGCAATCGTTCCGAAAATAGTTTTGTTAGCAATTTCACGGTTTAGGAATTTATGAGCCTCCTCAATCGTAATTACAAGCGGGATCGGCGGCTCGCTTAAACCGCTGAGGCTTTTTTCGGTTTTATCGCGGTAGTGTGAATAAATGCGCCTGGTTAAAAGGTTGGCAACCAGGATATAAGCGGTAATATCGGTATAACGCCCAAACTCCAAAACAACGTTTAAGCCGCGGCTGAGGTCTTCAATTATGCGGTTTACGGTTTTCTGTTCGGTCCGTTCCTGCATAAACGGTAAACGTTTAATCATATTGAGCCCTCTTTGCAGGTTTTGGAAGGTGCTTTCGTGGATATTTAACGAGTTTAATAACTCTTTGGTGCCTTCCGAATCGGACATTTGGGTTGTTTTTAAAAACCACTCGCTGCCGAATTTGCGTCTCATCTGGTAAATGGCTTCCACCGCCGGTTCGGTTAAGTTCAGGGTTTCGCGCAGAAGCGACATATCTTCCGGCTCGATTTCGTTATAGCCGATTCTAACGACATGGTCGGTACTGACTCCGCGTTTGCGTGAGTTTTCTTCGTCCAGTGTAAAAACGGCAACTTTAGAAGGGAAGAGCTGTTTTAAGGCCTTAACTTCACGCGTTTTTTCACTGGTACCCGCCCATCCGTATTCGCTGTGCATATCAAAAACTAAATTCACACTGGCGCTTTTTTGCAGCATTCCGATTAGCAATATTCTGGTTAGGAAGGTTTTGCCGGTGCCGCTTTTACCGAAAATACCGTTGGAACGCTTTACAAGTTCGGGCAGGTTAATACAGAGCTTTGTTTCCATATCAAGCGGGTTGCCGATATAAAAACGCTCCTTATCTTCTTTACCGAAAACAAGTTCGATATCGCTGTCTTGAGCCAGTTGTACCGTTGAGTAATGGCTGGGGATTGTTTTAACGGGTTGCGGCCCGTCTGTAATGCTTAAGGTGTCTCCGCCGATTGTTAAATAGGGCATTACCTCTAAGGTACCGAAAGTGCCGGTGCCGCATAGCACTTCGCTAATAAAAGAATCGTGGGTATCGGGCGGGGTTTGGGTTAAACTTAAATCGGTTACGCCCAATATTACCTCAGTAATCATTCCAAAGAAGCGCCGTTTACGTCCTTCGATGGTGACATAACGCCCGACAACCATATCTTCAACCGAGGTATCGGCATCAAGGCGCACTTCAACCCCTTTGTTAGTGGAGCCGGATACAACAATTCCCATTCTTTTATCTTCTGTGCTCATTGCTTGATCCTTTCGAGGATTGTCCGAAGGCGGTTAAAATCATTGCTTAAACCGGTGGCGAGGTGCTTACCGGCGGCTACCAAAAATGCGTGCTTATCTTCTTGTACCGCGCTCATTTGCCTTAAGCAGGCGGCAATCAGTTCTTCGTGTGCCAAAGTAATGTTACTGTTAAGCAGGGTATTTAAGAATTCAAACGAACGGCTGAATTCCAGTATATCCGCAGGAGGGGAGAGATAAACAAAACTATGAATGGCAACGGGCTGCTCGGGCAAATAGCGCCATATTTTAGCGTCTTTTTTAAAGCCTACCGCCAACGCCTGAAATTCACTTTTAAGGAGCTTGGCGATTTGAGGGTTGGCATTATAAAGCGCTTCTTCGCTCGTTTCGTTTTTACCCCTTGCCAACGGTTTTCGGCCCGGTTCAATTGCCTCGGTAGCGGCATTAAAAACGATTCCGTAAACTCGGTTATCTCCGCTTTGGGTTTCTACCAGCGCCCCAAGGGGCGGAAAATCATCAAGCTCATAGCATTGAGCGGCAAATCCAAGCGTGGAAGATTGAATTACCTCTCCGATTCTTTGTGTTTCTTCTTTATTCATATCAAATCCCTTTTGCCTTATTTCATCGGAAGTCTGACACCGAGCCATTTACTCTCCAGTAAAAACCAGAGCACTTCAACAATGAGGGCAACAAGAAACCAAGCGGGCATTTTAAATCTCCTTTACTCGATAGCGGCTTAGGTTACTCATATTATATTACTAATGAGACGGTTAATGCCAAGTTTAAAGAGAAATTTATCCCTTTTTAAACGTTTTACACCGGTTGGCTTCGGTTTAGTTTCTTAATCCGATATCCCAAAAGCAGTAAACCGCCGGCAATAAGCTGCGGCATCCCGGTTATTAACCATAGAGAGATTTGTCCGTTATTCAGATAATAGAAGGCGTGCACCATAAAAGCCAAAGCAACAACAACAAGCAGAATGCCGGCGTATTTTGCTTTCCAATAGGAGAGAACATAGCCGATAATGGCAAGGGCTGCCAATAAAATAAGCTGTGTTGAGGCGGATTCGCTTGATGTAATCTCTCTTGCCGCACCTTCGCTAAATAACATCACAATAAAAAATACGGCGGCAAAAAACGAAATGAACCTTCCGATATGTATGAGGGTGTTACCGAGTTTTCTACCTTCGTTAGCCTTTTTCTTTTCTATATCCATTTTGTCCTCTTACTGAAACTCTTAGCCGAGCCACTGATTTCGATATTCTTTTCGGAAAGCGATGCTTCCACCAGGGTTTGCAGATTTTGGCGGTCGGAAGCGGTGACCACCGCCTGCTCATGGGCTTCCGAGAGTGCTACCGGATACCCCTGCCCTTTGCGGCATTGGTCAAGAATTAGGGCGTGGGTCAGGCCGAGCAGTTTTTCGTTTTCGGCAATCCATGCCGGTATTTCAATCCGGGCAATCTCATCATCTGTTTTCAGATAGTAAAAGTGGATGCGGTGTTTGCCGTAGCGTTCCTGAATTTGAGAGCGGCTTATAAACAGTGCCGACCTTTCACCGTTTTCTAACAGATTTATAAATAAATCCTTATCAAGCACGCCGTCCACTGTATTGCAGGGATAAGTGTCGTTTGGATTTTCACGTCGGCATTTATCGCAATTTACGGGGTCGTAAGGGCAAACGGCGATGCGGATTGTGCCCAATACGTCCGCAGAGCGCGGGTAGCTGATATAACTTGCCAGCGCAATCTCTTTATCTGCGCTTATTTTTCGGATATCTTCCAAGCATTTAAGAAAACCGTTTTCCAAAAACTCGTTTACCGCAAATTCGGGGATGTCTTTACTCATTAGGTTCCAGCGAATCAGCGTTCCGTCGGCCAGAAGCAAAACGGGGATTTCCTCCTGAATTGAGCTTCCCAGTTGAGTTAAGTGTTTAAGTTCTTCGATATCGCGTTTAATCCCCAGTAAACTGCCCTCAATCGGAATCTCGCGGCCGCCGCTCTCCGGTGATGTCATTACCAGTTCGCTTTGATCGAAATACAATCGGGGGTTACTCTCCAAATCGGCATCGGCATTTTCCCCGTATTTAAGGATAATACTGCCGATATTAATCAAAAAATAGCGTGCCGAATAATGGCGGTCAATATCAATTTGTGAACCGTCGGCGGCAATAACGCCGAAGTTTTGCGGGGGATTTTGCGCGGTGTACTTATTATACAGGGTTTCTACCGGTTCGGCGGGCATCCAACTGATTTTCCCAGCCTCGATTTTGTTTTTTAAATCGTTAATATTTAATGAGCTGTCACAAAGCACCGACATTGCCTTGGCGAGCCGTTTTTGCCGTTCGGCAGCGCCGGTATCGATGTATTCGGTCATCTTTTCTACTTGTGAGGCAATCTTATTTAAGTCCAGCGACATTAATGCTCCTCAATATTTACAATTCTTTCTTAGTATAGTTTATTGGCTTAAACCTCTCAAGCGTTACGATTCACGGGCCGCTAAAAATCTTTGATATCCGCGGCGTAACAGGTTTTCTAGTAATGATTGTATCTAACGATTTCTTCTATGGGTTTACGGTGTTTGGTTGGTGCGCTGTCGTTGGGATAGCCGATAGGGATTAAAACAAGGGGTTCGATATGTGCCGGCAGTTTTAGCATTTCGCGTACTGCGCTTACATCAAATGCCCCGACCCAGCACGTCCCCAGCCCTAAATCGGCAGCGGCAAGAATTAAGTGGTCAACGGCAATTGCCAAGTCAATAAACGAATAGTTCGTTCCGTCTCTGCGAACCCAGCTTTCAGATGGTATTGCACAGGCGCAAATAATAACGGGGGCCTCGCTAAGCCATAATCCATGGTAAACACGTTTTAGTTCTTCTTCTTTGCCTTGGGGTTCAAAAACAATAAACAGAAACGGCTGACGGTTGCAGGCGGTGGGAGCGATTCGCGCCGCTTCGAGGATTATCTCCAGTTTTTCCTCTTCGACCGGAATCGGTTTATAAGATCGAACGCTGTATCTCTTTTTAATAACTTCCGCAAATTCCATTTTCGCCTCCCGTTAACCAATCCAACACTTGCTATTATAACAAACGTCGGATGAAAAGAGATATCTTCCCATAAATGTTATAATGCAAAAATCATATTATTGGGTTTGGTTTAATTGATGTTTGCGTTGCTGTTGACCGTAGTCGGCACTTCTCTTTCCGGGGTGATTGCTCCGGGGCCGATGTTTGCGGTTACAATTACCAAAAGCTTTAAATCTCCTTGGGCGGGGACTCTAATGGCGCTTGGGCATGCGGTGGTCGAGGTTCCCCTGATAATTTTACTCTACTTTGGCCTTTCCCATTTTTTTGAAAATACGGTAGTCCAGTTTGTTTTCAGTATCCTTGGCGGCGGGGTCTTGATATGGCTGGCAATCGGGCTTCTAAAAACCCCAAATGAAATCAAAGACGGCGGCAGGGATATCCGTTACGGGGCCTTTACGGCGGGGATTATTATGACCGGCCTTAATCCCTTTTTTATAATGTGGTGGGTAACCGTCGGTGTTTTGCTACTTATTAAGTTTATGGCGTATTGGGAGATAGTTGCCGTTGGTCTTACGGTATTTATTATCGCCCATTGGTTTTGCGATCTTATCTGGCTTTCTTTTGTTTCGGCGGTGGTTTACAAAACCCATAATATGTGGGGGGCGACCGTTCAGGCATTGGTGTTTATTGTGGCGGGGCTACTGATGGTTGGGTTTGGAGGGTGGTTTATTATCTCCGGTTTCCGGCTCTTATTTTAACCTTTAATTGTTATCTGTTTTGGGGGTTACGCACCATTCGCACTCCGTATCACACGGCTCAATATGAATAACGGCATTTATATTCTGCAGTTTTTCTTTTAAGCTGTTTTCCAAAAGGTCGCATACGTCATGCGCTTCTTCAACGTTAAGCGTACGGTGCATTACCAAATGCAAATCAATAAAGCGGCGGTTGCCCGATTTACGCGTGCGTAAGGCGTGGAAGCCGACAATCAGGTGTTTATTTTCTTCAAGCACTGATTTGATAATATCAATCTCATCTTTCGGCAGGGCGGCATCCATTATGCCGGGGAAGGATTCTTTAAAGGTCGTAATTGCGGTCTTTAGGATTAACAGCGCTACCAATAACGCAACGATTGAATCCATGATTGTTAATTTCGTGATAAGTACAAGTAAAAGCCCGACAAGTACAGCGATTGAACTGTAAACATCGACCATCATTTCGCGAGCGGTAGCTTCAAGTGCCAACGATTCGTGTTTGCGCGCCACTTTAAGCGCATATCCGGCAAACACAAAGTTGATAATAACGGCGGCGGCGGTTACATAGATGCCAACCGCAACCATTTCGATTTCTCCGCCGGAAATCATGCGGTCAATCGCCTGATAGGCAATTAAGCCTGCGGCGGCAAAAATAAAAAGCGAAATAATAGTACCGGCGATATTTTCGGCTTTGCCGTGTCCGAAGGCATGCTTTTTGTCGGGCGGTTTAGCCGAAACCCTGATGGCAATATAGCCGATAATGGCTCCGGAAAGGTCAATCAGACTATGAAAAGCGTCGGCGCGGATTCCGATACTGCCTGTTATAAAACCGGCTATCAGCTTCATTATAATTAATGCACTGATAACAACAATGGCCAAACGAGAAACGTTTTTCGTCGTCGATAACATCGCCGGAAATCCTTTTTGGAATTATACGGGATATAAAAACCCGTTTATGTATTTTGCTGTTTGGTTTTAAATAAGGGCATCCAGCTTATAAAGCGGCGCCATTCTTTTTTCTCCCAAACCACCAAAAGCGAAGTGGCAACGAATAAAGAGTTGTAAGTCCCGGCGAGAATACCGACCAATAGCGCCCAAGCAAAGCTGTCGATATTGGAACCGATAAAAAGCATTAAGGCCAGTACGGTCATTGTGGTTGTTAAGCTGGTGTTCATACAGCGTGCAAAGGTTTGATTAACGCTGTTGTTAACCGTTGTTTCAAAATCGGCGCCTGGGTTGGCTTTAACGTTTTCACGAACCCGATCAAATATAACAACAACGTTATTGACGCTGTAACCGATAACCGCAAGTATGCCGGTGATAAACATCAGGTTGACTTCGATATGCATTATTATTCCGAGAATAGAGAATATTCCCAGTACAATCAGGACATCGTGCAATAACGCAATTACGGCACAAACGCCGTAACGGAACGGTTTAGGCATGGCACGGAAAGCCCACGTAATATAAGCCATCACGCCGAGGGCTGCCAGTATTAAACCGACAAGGGCAACTTTAGCGGTGCCGATGGCGGTTTCGGGCGGAATATCTTCAAAACCTTTTTCGGTAAACGCGCCGAATTCGGCGGTTAGGGCGGTTTTAATTGTTTCTTTTTCGGCGGCGTTTAATTTTGCCGTACGAATAATAAAATCTCCGCTTGAGGCGCTTTGCACAACGGCCGTGCCGTAACCGATATCGGCAAGTTTGGCTTCCAAATTCTCAATCGCAACCTGTTTTTCAAAATTGACTGTAAGGCGTGAACCGCCGGAAAAATCCATACCGATATTTAATCCCGCCGTTAGCAAGAAAATAATGCTAATTAGCAGGGCGGAGACGGAAATCGCAAAAAACAGGAATCGTTTTTTAATAATATTAATCATTGTAAGCCTTCAGTTTCCTTTCGGTATAAGGAGTGAAAAATTGGGTCTTTTTCGATAATGCGGTTCCGATAAACATCTTTAACAACGAGTGCGAAACCGTTATTGCCGTAAACATACTGACACAAACGCCGATAAAGAGCGTCAAGGAAAACCCTCTGACCTGAGCGCCTCCAACGGTGCTGCTGCCGACCCAGAACAGGATAATACAAACAAGCAGGGTGGTAATATTGGAATCTTTAATTGCCGACCAAGCGCGTTTAAAACCCGACTCGGTAGCGGCGCCAAACGACCGCCCCATTTGTAATTCCTCTTTCATACGTTCAAAGATCAAAATATTGGCATCCACCGCCATACCGATCGACAGAACAAAACCGCCGATACCCGCCAGTGTCAGCGTTACCGGTATTAACTTAAAGATTGCCAGCACTATAACAACGTAAAACATTAGTGCCAACGAGGCGACAATGCCGGGAACACGGTAGTATAAACACATAAAGAGCATAATAAGGATTAAACTTAATACACCTGCCGTTAGGCTTAATTTAACGAAGTCGGAGCCTAATGTCGGGGTTACCGTTTCTTCGTAGATTACTTCCAATGATACGGGCAATCTGCCGGCATTGAGCTGTTTGGAAAGCGTCATCGCCACATCAACCCCTAATCCTTCGATTTGCCCTCTTTCGGTGATTACCGATTGAATTGTCGGCGCTATCATCGTCCCGCTTTCGGTTAAAAGCGGTTTATCGTTTTCAAAGATAGCCAATTGTTTGCCGATTAAACGGGTTGTGATTTGTTTGGATAATTCACTGCCGGTTTCATCCCATTCGAATACTAAGAAAATCTTACCGAATTGGTCTTTCTGAACGGAGGTATTACTTTTAAAATAACTACTGGTAAGGGCGAGTGTTTCGCCGTTTATTGTCCCAGTCGCCGGAACCCACTGATCTTCTCCGTCTACTTTTTGCAGTTCTCTAAACTCAAGGAGGGCGGTATTCCCCAAACTCGCTTTTTGAGCGTCGGTTAAGCTCACTCCGGGGATTTCCACCACTATTTGATTATCTCCCTGGATTTCAACCGACGATTCGGTGACCCCCAGAGGGTTAATGCGGTTTGAAATTACATTGGTAACACCCTTCATAATCTCGGATTCGGTTCCCGCTTCCACTGAGGAGAGATCCGCTTTGAAAACGAGATAAGTGCCCCCTTGTAAGTCGCGCCCCAGCGAAACACCGCGTTTGCCTAAAACTCCGTTATCAAGAGGAAAGACCACAAAGGCTGCCAGTAGGAAAATCACCAGTAAAACAGATAAACCGAAATAGAGAGATTTGTTTTTTGTCATTTATTTAACCCGCATTAATAACATTGTGTGAAAATTAAATTTTTATAAATTCCCTAGATTATACACTATTTTAACAAAAAAAGAATTCTTTTAAGATTTAGCTCTTAAAAACCCTCGTATGTAATCCAATGCCCCGATTCTGTCCGCTATTTCTCCCGATGCCTGCGCTTCCCTGACGGTTTCAAGGAGTTCGCCTATCTGCGGCCCCGGCGTAAGACCGAATTCGCGCATAATTTCATTGCCGTTAATTATGGGCGGCAAACTGATTTTACTTTCTTGTTCTTGATGTTTTTGAAGAATATATTTTACGGCAGCGGTATGCTGTTTCCAATTTTCGATATCGAGTGTGGGGCCGCGCGCCGCCAAATGATCTGCCAGGGTAAAATAAAGGGTATCGATAGCTACGTCCCCAACATCGCGGAAAT
Above is a genomic segment from Dehalococcoidales bacterium containing:
- a CDS encoding patatin-like phospholipase family protein; the encoded protein is MKKKKVGIALGGGAARGMAHIGVLERLEKENIPIDIIAGTSAGAIVGALFAKGMSAAEIKREVLDIDLLKRWKLIDVGLPKTGFIGGKKLMAMLQSYIGDIDFSELKMPFTCTATDILSGEEVVIDKGPVIEGVRASIAVPIVFAACERNGRFLVDGGLVDQVPVDLVRDMGADIVIAVSVSPRMPNVNKRVTIDEAPSDNKGKTKKPNMYTIMMNHMGIINSQTTTASLERADIVIEPRLTGISFTDFKKAEQCITEGDFAAIDAMLEIKRLLAQ
- a CDS encoding ATP-binding protein, with product MSTEDKRMGIVVSGSTNKGVEVRLDADTSVEDMVVGRYVTIEGRKRRFFGMITEVILGVTDLSLTQTPPDTHDSFISEVLCGTGTFGTLEVMPYLTIGGDTLSITDGPQPVKTIPSHYSTVQLAQDSDIELVFGKEDKERFYIGNPLDMETKLCINLPELVKRSNGIFGKSGTGKTFLTRILLIGMLQKSASVNLVFDMHSEYGWAGTSEKTREVKALKQLFPSKVAVFTLDEENSRKRGVSTDHVVRIGYNEIEPEDMSLLRETLNLTEPAVEAIYQMRRKFGSEWFLKTTQMSDSEGTKELLNSLNIHESTFQNLQRGLNMIKRLPFMQERTEQKTVNRIIEDLSRGLNVVLEFGRYTDITAYILVANLLTRRIYSHYRDKTEKSLSGLSEPPIPLVITIEEAHKFLNREIANKTIFGTIAREMRKYNVTLLVIDQRPSGIDEEIMSQLGTKITCLLDNERDMDSVLSGVSGKSELKSVLAKLSAKQQALIFGHSVPMPVAFRPREYGSAGSYKEFGAKADDFEQAQQDIEDLW
- a CDS encoding DNA double-strand break repair nuclease NurA, whose protein sequence is MSLDLNKIASQVEKMTEYIDTGAAERQKRLAKAMSVLCDSSLNINDLKNKIEAGKISWMPAEPVETLYNKYTAQNPPQNFGVIAADGSQIDIDRHYSARYFLINIGSIILKYGENADADLESNPRLYFDQSELVMTSPESGGREIPIEGSLLGIKRDIEELKHLTQLGSSIQEEIPVLLLADGTLIRWNLMSKDIPEFAVNEFLENGFLKCLEDIRKISADKEIALASYISYPRSADVLGTIRIAVCPYDPVNCDKCRRENPNDTYPCNTVDGVLDKDLFINLLENGERSALFISRSQIQERYGKHRIHFYYLKTDDEIARIEIPAWIAENEKLLGLTHALILDQCRKGQGYPVALSEAHEQAVVTASDRQNLQTLVEASLSEKNIEISGSAKSFSKRTKWI
- a CDS encoding nitroreductase family protein — protein: MEFAEVIKKRYSVRSYKPIPVEEEKLEIILEAARIAPTACNRQPFLFIVFEPQGKEEELKRVYHGLWLSEAPVIICACAIPSESWVRRDGTNYSFIDLAIAVDHLILAAADLGLGTCWVGAFDVSAVREMLKLPAHIEPLVLIPIGYPNDSAPTKHRKPIEEIVRYNHY
- a CDS encoding LysE family transporter, encoding MFALLLTVVGTSLSGVIAPGPMFAVTITKSFKSPWAGTLMALGHAVVEVPLIILLYFGLSHFFENTVVQFVFSILGGGVLIWLAIGLLKTPNEIKDGGRDIRYGAFTAGIIMTGLNPFFIMWWVTVGVLLLIKFMAYWEIVAVGLTVFIIAHWFCDLIWLSFVSAVVYKTHNMWGATVQALVFIVAGLLMVGFGGWFIISGFRLLF
- a CDS encoding cation diffusion facilitator family transporter, encoding MLSTTKNVSRLAIVVISALIIMKLIAGFITGSIGIRADAFHSLIDLSGAIIGYIAIRVSAKPPDKKHAFGHGKAENIAGTIISLFIFAAAGLIAYQAIDRMISGGEIEMVAVGIYVTAAAVIINFVFAGYALKVARKHESLALEATAREMMVDVYSSIAVLVGLLLVLITKLTIMDSIVALLVALLILKTAITTFKESFPGIMDAALPKDEIDIIKSVLEENKHLIVGFHALRTRKSGNRRFIDLHLVMHRTLNVEEAHDVCDLLENSLKEKLQNINAVIHIEPCDTECEWCVTPKTDNN
- the secF gene encoding protein translocase subunit SecF translates to MINIIKKRFLFFAISVSALLISIIFLLTAGLNIGMDFSGGSRLTVNFEKQVAIENLEAKLADIGYGTAVVQSASSGDFIIRTAKLNAAEKETIKTALTAEFGAFTEKGFEDIPPETAIGTAKVALVGLILAALGVMAYITWAFRAMPKPFRYGVCAVIALLHDVLIVLGIFSILGIIMHIEVNLMFITGILAVIGYSVNNVVVIFDRVRENVKANPGADFETTVNNSVNQTFARCMNTSLTTTMTVLALMLFIGSNIDSFAWALLVGILAGTYNSLFVATSLLVVWEKKEWRRFISWMPLFKTKQQNT
- the secD gene encoding protein translocase subunit SecD; translated protein: MTKNKSLYFGLSVLLVIFLLAAFVVFPLDNGVLGKRGVSLGRDLQGGTYLVFKADLSSVEAGTESEIMKGVTNVISNRINPLGVTESSVEIQGDNQIVVEIPGVSLTDAQKASLGNTALLEFRELQKVDGEDQWVPATGTINGETLALTSSYFKSNTSVQKDQFGKIFLVFEWDETGSELSKQITTRLIGKQLAIFENDKPLLTESGTMIAPTIQSVITERGQIEGLGVDVAMTLSKQLNAGRLPVSLEVIYEETVTPTLGSDFVKLSLTAGVLSLILIMLFMCLYYRVPGIVASLALMFYVVIVLAIFKLIPVTLTLAGIGGFVLSIGMAVDANILIFERMKEELQMGRSFGAATESGFKRAWSAIKDSNITTLLVCIILFWVGSSTVGGAQVRGFSLTLFIGVCVSMFTAITVSHSLLKMFIGTALSKKTQFFTPYTERKLKAYND